The following coding sequences are from one Pseudonocardia sp. HH130630-07 window:
- the glp gene encoding molybdotransferase-like divisome protein Glp — MRTVTEHLNRILDVAVRPAPVRVAVADAQGLRSAEEVVAGRPLPVFDQAAVDGYAVRSVDVAGATQISPMTVPVVGEISAGSRQPLRLQPGQAVRVAAGAPLPTLADAVAPAAWTDSGSARLSVHRSVPSGGFVRRVGEDVQSGDVAVREGDIVGSAQVAMLAAAGRDKLLVHPRPRVSVVSVGDELVEVSRSASSGQVADVCSHAVVAAAREAGAETNRPRTVGGSGTEIRGAVEDLLPASEIIVICGAGGGATMAEATSGLSDLGGIDATRIAMHPGSAQGYGRLGADAVPVFLVPSHPATALVLFEVFVRPLIRLALGQEPRRRSWTARLTSPVSSPVGRRSYIPSRLLREDDGGELLAQPLGSSGSHLLAVLAEANALAVVGEDVTELTVGEQIELVARGRG; from the coding sequence GTGCGCACGGTCACCGAGCACCTGAACCGGATCCTCGACGTCGCGGTCCGCCCGGCACCGGTCCGGGTCGCCGTCGCCGACGCACAGGGCCTGCGCAGCGCCGAGGAGGTCGTCGCGGGCCGCCCGCTCCCGGTCTTCGACCAGGCCGCCGTCGACGGGTACGCGGTCCGCAGCGTCGACGTCGCGGGCGCCACCCAGATCTCGCCGATGACCGTCCCGGTCGTCGGGGAGATCTCCGCCGGGTCCCGGCAGCCGCTGCGGCTGCAGCCGGGCCAGGCGGTCCGGGTCGCGGCGGGAGCCCCGTTGCCCACCCTCGCCGACGCGGTGGCCCCGGCGGCCTGGACCGACTCCGGGTCGGCCCGGCTGTCGGTGCACCGCAGCGTGCCGTCCGGCGGGTTCGTGCGCCGGGTGGGTGAGGACGTGCAGTCCGGCGACGTGGCCGTGCGGGAGGGCGACATCGTCGGGTCCGCGCAGGTCGCGATGCTCGCGGCGGCGGGCCGGGACAAGCTGCTCGTGCACCCGCGGCCGCGCGTCTCGGTCGTCTCGGTGGGCGACGAGCTGGTCGAGGTCAGCCGGTCGGCGTCGTCCGGGCAGGTGGCCGACGTCTGCTCGCACGCCGTCGTCGCCGCCGCCCGCGAGGCGGGTGCCGAGACGAACCGGCCCCGCACCGTCGGGGGCAGCGGGACCGAGATCCGCGGCGCGGTGGAGGACCTGCTGCCGGCCAGCGAGATCATCGTGATCTGCGGTGCGGGCGGCGGCGCGACGATGGCCGAGGCGACCAGCGGGCTGTCCGACCTCGGCGGGATCGACGCCACCCGGATCGCGATGCACCCCGGCTCGGCCCAGGGCTACGGTCGGCTCGGCGCGGACGCCGTCCCGGTCTTCCTGGTCCCCTCGCACCCGGCGACCGCGCTCGTCCTGTTCGAGGTCTTCGTGCGTCCGCTGATCCGGCTGGCGCTGGGGCAGGAACCGCGCCGCCGGTCCTGGACGGCCCGGCTGACCTCGCCCGTCTCCTCACCGGTCGGTCGGCGCTCCTACATCCCGTCCCGGCTGCTGCGTGAGGACGACGGCGGCGAGCTGCTCGCCCAGCCGCTCGGCTCCTCGGGCAGCCACCTGCTCGCGGTCCTCGCCGAGGCGAACGCGCTGGCGGTCGTCGGGGAGGACGTCACGGAGCTGACCGTCGGCGAGCAGATCGAGCTCGTGGCCCGCGGCCGCGGCTGA
- a CDS encoding SAF domain-containing protein — protein MDEGDRGPRARWERTLRGAVWSRTLLLRRLAALALAVAAVVVAVLPAAADERGDVLVAARDLEPGTVLRPADVRPVAWPAALVPGGALRVPAEADGRTVAGPVRSGEALTDLRLVGPETAVRTGGPGASAVPVRPADPAVAALLSPGVRVDVISEDDGGPRVLAARAGVVAVLPAAGAAGTAGARGPLVLIALPEPEANAVAAATLSGEVAVTLR, from the coding sequence ATGGACGAGGGCGATCGAGGGCCACGGGCCCGGTGGGAGCGCACGCTCCGCGGGGCGGTCTGGTCCCGCACGCTGCTCCTGCGCCGGCTCGCCGCGCTCGCACTGGCCGTGGCCGCGGTGGTCGTCGCGGTACTGCCCGCGGCCGCCGACGAGCGGGGCGACGTGCTCGTCGCCGCCCGGGACCTGGAGCCCGGCACGGTCCTCCGCCCGGCCGACGTCCGACCGGTCGCCTGGCCGGCCGCGCTCGTCCCCGGCGGCGCGTTGCGGGTCCCGGCCGAGGCGGACGGCCGGACCGTCGCCGGACCGGTCCGCTCCGGTGAGGCGCTCACCGACCTGCGCCTGGTCGGCCCCGAGACCGCCGTGCGGACCGGCGGGCCCGGTGCGTCCGCGGTGCCGGTCCGCCCGGCCGACCCGGCCGTCGCCGCGCTGCTCTCACCCGGCGTGCGGGTCGACGTCATCAGCGAGGACGACGGCGGCCCTCGGGTGCTCGCCGCGCGGGCCGGTGTCGTCGCGGTGCTGCCGGCCGCCGGGGCCGCCGGTACCGCGGGCGCGCGGGGCCCGCTCGTCCTCATCGCGCTGCCGGAGCCCGAGGCCAACGCCGTCGCGGCGGCGACGCTGTCC
- the sepX gene encoding divisome protein SepX/GlpR → MPSSLIFVGLVVLWLLILVPTVARRQQEVARLSPALLSGRVLERPMRHRYPEVGVMERSGPNTVGELVEARDDLPGPRERAGERLGDPADEFEFDAEIDDDGRVHGLDDDLDDHVGDHVDDDRGDEPTGGAGTARHGDRRRPERERDPWSGRRDPGTSVDDGGTDTDLADDEEPGTSFTRTAGGAAGRDRGVGTGPADGRAGTEAPTGTDRDADVDTDVDTDLDTDPDLDAGTDAELDADADLDADAEDDLDEHPPIRYRPGRGGFDPDAAAAAAHAKYAFRQRVVLALLVLLVAAGVTALLVSTIFWWVAGVLGAGLVGYLGYLRRQVRIEESIRTRRAARLTERRRPVAGDRPDDLDDPADEPVEDRDGRATAVDEADDSDWTADDGEPTRVRGCGEPLGVLPARRRTVDGSGSDEHESSLPRLDVTPPPPVPDGTSLVDIGAEEEPDVLDDRTPHRRAVGE, encoded by the coding sequence GTGCCCAGCTCTCTGATCTTCGTGGGTCTGGTCGTGCTGTGGCTGCTCATCCTGGTGCCGACCGTCGCACGGCGCCAGCAGGAGGTGGCCCGGCTGAGTCCGGCGCTGCTGTCCGGGCGGGTGCTCGAGCGTCCGATGCGGCACCGATACCCGGAGGTTGGCGTGATGGAGCGATCCGGTCCGAACACCGTCGGCGAGCTGGTCGAGGCCCGGGACGATCTCCCGGGCCCGCGGGAGCGCGCCGGTGAGCGTCTCGGTGACCCTGCGGACGAGTTCGAGTTCGACGCGGAGATCGACGACGACGGCCGGGTGCACGGCCTCGACGACGATCTCGACGACCATGTGGGTGACCACGTGGACGACGACCGCGGCGACGAGCCCACGGGCGGCGCGGGCACGGCGCGCCACGGTGACCGACGGCGGCCGGAGCGGGAGCGCGACCCCTGGTCCGGCCGCCGGGACCCCGGGACCTCCGTGGACGACGGCGGGACCGACACCGACCTCGCCGACGACGAGGAGCCCGGCACGTCGTTCACCCGCACGGCCGGAGGCGCCGCCGGTCGTGACCGCGGCGTCGGTACCGGACCCGCCGACGGCCGGGCCGGTACCGAGGCACCGACCGGCACCGACCGGGACGCCGACGTGGACACGGACGTCGACACGGACCTCGACACGGACCCGGATCTCGACGCCGGCACCGACGCGGAGCTCGATGCCGATGCCGACCTCGATGCCGACGCCGAGGACGATCTCGACGAGCACCCCCCGATCCGCTACCGGCCCGGCCGCGGGGGGTTCGACCCCGACGCCGCGGCGGCGGCCGCACACGCCAAGTACGCGTTCCGCCAGCGGGTGGTGCTCGCCCTGCTGGTGCTGCTGGTGGCGGCGGGGGTCACCGCGCTGCTGGTGTCGACGATCTTCTGGTGGGTCGCCGGTGTGCTCGGCGCGGGACTGGTCGGCTACCTCGGTTACCTGCGCAGGCAGGTCCGGATCGAGGAGTCGATCCGCACCCGCCGGGCCGCGCGGTTGACCGAGCGTCGGCGTCCGGTGGCGGGCGACCGGCCCGACGACCTGGACGATCCGGCGGACGAGCCCGTCGAGGATCGCGACGGGCGGGCCACCGCCGTGGACGAGGCCGACGACAGCGACTGGACCGCCGACGACGGCGAGCCCACCCGGGTACGCGGCTGCGGGGAACCGCTCGGGGTGCTGCCCGCCCGTCGTCGCACCGTGGACGGGTCCGGCTCGGACGAGCACGAGTCCTCGCTGCCGCGGCTGGACGTGACCCCGCCGCCGCCGGTCCCGGACGGGACGTCACTGGTCGACATCGGAGCCGAGGAGGAGCCGGACGTCCTCGACGACCGGACCCCCCACCGCCGTGCGGTCGGCGAATAG
- a CDS encoding ArsR/SmtB family transcription factor: MGTEAVADLDLALRALADGNRRSILRSIRSDPQPVGAIAEQLGLSQQTTSHHLGVLRKAGLVTGTREGTRHLFAVDTDGLAAVRSYLDGFWPGKLADLKTAIESNEARDHG, from the coding sequence ATGGGTACCGAGGCCGTAGCGGATCTCGATCTGGCGCTGCGTGCGCTGGCCGACGGGAACCGGCGCTCGATCCTGCGCTCGATCCGCTCCGACCCACAGCCGGTCGGGGCGATCGCGGAGCAACTCGGCCTGTCGCAACAGACGACCTCGCACCACCTCGGAGTGCTCCGCAAGGCAGGGCTCGTGACCGGCACCCGCGAGGGCACCCGCCACCTGTTCGCCGTCGACACCGACGGTCTGGCCGCGGTGCGCTCGTACCTGGACGGCTTCTGGCCGGGAAAGCTGGCCGACCTCAAGACCGCGATCGAGTCGAACGAGGCGCGGGATCATGGCTGA
- a CDS encoding 5-formyltetrahydrofolate cyclo-ligase, translating to MRSSPDQGGRPGAGKIGLRRRLLDARAARSPEDRAATTVELANHVISLASGGTGPVGCYLPTGSEPGAAGSGSVTVADLLLDAGHEVLVPVVPAEPEPLDWARHTGPGGPVRGPLGVPEPTGDRLGADAVRQVRLLLVPALAVDRRGRRLGRGGGYYDRTLPLLGTGTTTAALLHDDEFLDEVPAEPHDAPVGAVVLPRAGTVRLPVPASTRERT from the coding sequence ATGAGATCGTCCCCTGATCAGGGCGGGCGACCCGGCGCCGGGAAGATCGGCCTGCGCCGCCGGCTGCTCGACGCCCGTGCCGCACGGTCTCCCGAGGACCGCGCCGCGACCACCGTGGAGCTGGCGAACCATGTGATCTCCCTCGCATCCGGCGGTACCGGTCCGGTCGGCTGCTACCTCCCGACGGGCTCCGAGCCCGGCGCCGCGGGATCGGGGTCCGTGACCGTGGCGGACCTGCTGCTCGACGCCGGCCACGAGGTGCTCGTGCCCGTGGTCCCGGCCGAGCCGGAACCGCTCGACTGGGCCCGCCACACCGGCCCCGGCGGACCGGTCCGGGGCCCGCTGGGGGTCCCCGAGCCCACCGGCGACCGGCTCGGTGCCGACGCCGTCCGGCAGGTACGGCTGCTGCTGGTGCCCGCGCTCGCCGTGGACCGTCGCGGCCGGCGGCTCGGCCGCGGCGGCGGCTACTACGACCGCACCCTGCCGCTCCTCGGCACGGGTACGACCACCGCCGCGCTCCTGCACGACGACGAGTTCCTCGACGAGGTCCCCGCCGAGCCGCACGACGCGCCCGTCGGCGCGGTGGTCCTGCCCCGCGCCGGAACCGTGCGGCTCCCCGTCCCCGCGTCCACCCGGGAACGCACCTGA
- a CDS encoding SRPBCC family protein, protein MAEFRDSIDIAAPPETVFRYLTTDDGMTAWMGRYEDLDPTPGGRFAVDVAGHPVRGEYVHVEPPNRVVMSWGFAGSEELPAGASTVEFRLTPIGGGTRVELCHSDLPDTAVRGHADGWANFLPRLAIAGAGGDAGPDGWRPLPD, encoded by the coding sequence ATGGCTGAGTTCCGAGACTCCATCGACATCGCGGCTCCGCCGGAGACCGTGTTCAGGTACCTGACCACCGACGACGGCATGACCGCGTGGATGGGGCGGTACGAGGATCTCGATCCGACACCGGGCGGGAGGTTCGCGGTCGATGTCGCCGGTCACCCGGTGCGGGGCGAGTACGTGCACGTCGAGCCGCCGAACCGCGTCGTGATGAGCTGGGGTTTCGCCGGCAGCGAGGAGCTGCCCGCGGGCGCGTCGACGGTCGAGTTCCGGCTGACACCGATCGGCGGCGGTACCAGGGTCGAGCTCTGCCACTCCGATCTGCCCGACACGGCAGTGCGCGGCCACGCCGACGGGTGGGCGAACTTCCTCCCCCGTCTCGCCATCGCCGGCGCCGGTGGTGACGCCGGGCCCGACGGCTGGCGGCCGCTCCCGGACTGA
- a CDS encoding nuclear transport factor 2 family protein, translating into MSQDTGYDVVKKYHHAWTSGDIDAAMGHVSDDITCRAPGVDLNGKDVYREFIGGFAPMLTGIGDIAEFSDGAHVALFYYPQTAATSTTPAAEFFTVREGKIAESVLIFDRLSYGPPEQG; encoded by the coding sequence ATGAGTCAGGACACCGGGTACGACGTGGTGAAGAAGTATCACCACGCGTGGACGAGCGGCGACATCGACGCGGCGATGGGTCACGTCTCCGACGACATCACCTGCCGCGCTCCCGGCGTCGACCTGAACGGCAAGGACGTCTACCGGGAGTTCATCGGCGGCTTCGCCCCGATGCTCACCGGGATCGGCGACATCGCCGAGTTCTCCGACGGGGCGCACGTCGCGCTGTTCTACTACCCGCAGACCGCCGCGACCTCCACCACCCCGGCCGCCGAGTTCTTCACCGTCAGAGAGGGGAAGATCGCCGAGAGCGTGCTGATCTTCGACCGGCTCTCCTACGGCCCGCCCGAGCAGGGCTGA
- a CDS encoding TfoX/Sxy family protein codes for MREVSMFGGRSVMVNEKMIVSALRDGGLLVRVDADRHDELLSRPGAMQAEMGPGRDMGPGWIEVSADSVGGDEQLSSWVGMAMDHNRVVTGGRP; via the coding sequence GTGCGCGAGGTGTCGATGTTCGGCGGCAGATCGGTGATGGTCAACGAGAAGATGATCGTCAGTGCCCTCAGGGACGGCGGTCTCCTCGTGCGCGTCGATGCCGATCGGCACGACGAACTGCTGAGCCGGCCGGGTGCGATGCAGGCGGAGATGGGGCCGGGCCGCGACATGGGGCCGGGCTGGATCGAAGTCTCGGCCGACTCGGTCGGCGGCGACGAGCAGCTGTCGTCCTGGGTCGGGATGGCGATGGACCACAACCGGGTGGTGACCGGCGGACGCCCGTGA
- a CDS encoding GNAT family N-acetyltransferase, protein MPPQSVPEPPGSHPGWPARPGPLRVRDHEIGLRPVRLRDGTEWSRIRVRDESHLRPWEPTTYGGWARRNAAADWPSRWYLLRSSARRGLSLPFAITVDGRLGGHVMIGNVVREPLLSAYVGYWIDSRLGGRGITTAAVALVLDHCFGPVHLHRVEATVRPENAASIAVLARLGFRREGLLRRYLDVDGAWRDHYAFAVTAEETPPGGFVGRLVRAGRAARA, encoded by the coding sequence GTGCCGCCGCAGTCCGTCCCGGAACCGCCCGGCAGCCATCCGGGCTGGCCGGCGCGTCCGGGACCGCTGCGGGTCCGTGACCACGAGATCGGGCTCCGGCCGGTCCGGTTGCGGGACGGCACCGAGTGGTCCCGGATCCGGGTGCGCGACGAGAGCCACCTGCGGCCGTGGGAGCCGACGACGTACGGGGGCTGGGCCCGCCGCAACGCCGCGGCGGACTGGCCGAGCCGCTGGTACCTGCTGCGCTCGTCGGCCCGGCGCGGGCTGTCGCTGCCGTTCGCGATCACCGTCGACGGACGCCTCGGCGGGCACGTGATGATCGGCAACGTCGTGCGGGAGCCGCTGCTGTCGGCCTACGTCGGCTACTGGATCGACTCCCGGCTCGGCGGGCGCGGGATCACGACGGCGGCGGTCGCCCTGGTGCTCGACCATTGCTTCGGACCGGTGCACCTGCACCGGGTGGAGGCCACCGTGCGCCCGGAGAACGCGGCGAGCATCGCGGTGCTGGCCCGGCTCGGGTTCCGGCGGGAGGGCCTGCTGCGCCGGTACCTGGACGTCGACGGCGCCTGGCGCGACCACTACGCCTTCGCGGTGACCGCCGAGGAGACCCCGCCCGGCGGGTTCGTCGGACGGCTGGTGCGGGCCGGGCGGGCCGCGCGCGCCTGA
- a CDS encoding UTP--glucose-1-phosphate uridylyltransferase: MSAQTSSTTAAFRTAVVPAAGLGTRFLPTTKAVPKELLPVVDTPGIELVAAEAAQAGAERLLIVTSPGKESVAAYFRPDDELVTTLEGRGKGELAQRVRRAPGLLAVDSVYQHEPKGLGHAVAQAGPALADDETAVAVLLPDDLVLPTGVLARMAQVRAEYGGSVLCAFDVPREEISAYGVFEVSDTGDDDVKQVHGMVEKPAPDEAPSTFAAAGRYLLDRAIFDALERITPGAGGELQLTDAVALLIREGHPVHVVVHRGGRHDLGNPAGYARAYVDHMLDHPEYGESLRGWLTDRLKD; the protein is encoded by the coding sequence ATGAGCGCGCAGACCTCCAGCACGACCGCGGCGTTCCGCACCGCCGTGGTGCCGGCGGCCGGTCTCGGCACCAGGTTCCTGCCGACCACCAAGGCCGTGCCGAAGGAACTGCTCCCCGTCGTCGACACACCGGGCATCGAGCTCGTCGCGGCCGAGGCCGCCCAGGCGGGTGCGGAGCGGCTCCTGATCGTCACCTCACCGGGCAAGGAGTCGGTGGCCGCGTACTTCCGGCCGGACGACGAGCTGGTCACGACCCTGGAGGGCCGGGGCAAGGGCGAGCTGGCGCAGCGCGTCCGCCGCGCGCCCGGCCTCCTCGCGGTCGACTCGGTGTACCAGCACGAGCCCAAGGGCCTGGGGCACGCCGTGGCCCAGGCCGGCCCGGCACTGGCCGACGACGAGACGGCCGTCGCCGTCCTGCTGCCCGACGACCTGGTCCTGCCGACCGGGGTGCTCGCCCGCATGGCGCAGGTCCGGGCCGAGTACGGCGGGAGCGTCCTGTGCGCCTTCGACGTGCCACGCGAGGAGATCTCGGCCTACGGCGTGTTCGAGGTCTCCGACACCGGCGACGACGACGTCAAGCAGGTCCACGGCATGGTGGAGAAGCCGGCGCCCGACGAGGCGCCGTCGACGTTCGCGGCCGCCGGCCGCTACCTGCTCGACCGGGCGATCTTCGACGCCCTGGAGCGGATCACCCCCGGGGCGGGCGGCGAGCTGCAGCTGACCGACGCCGTCGCGCTGCTGATCCGGGAGGGGCACCCGGTGCACGTCGTCGTCCACCGTGGCGGGCGGCACGACCTGGGCAACCCGGCCGGCTACGCACGGGCGTACGTGGACCACATGCTCGACCATCCCGAGTACGGCGAGAGCCTGCGCGGCTGGCTGACCGACCGGTTGAAGGACTGA